The following proteins come from a genomic window of Candidatus Saccharibacteria bacterium oral taxon 488:
- a CDS encoding mannose-1-phosphate guanyltransferase, producing MIAVIIAGGSGTRLWPLSTSTQPKQLLALTSERTMVQQAYDRARKLGDTIYVVTEASHAGALRAQLPELPDEAFLIEPGRRGTAHCIVFALDYINRHHDQTEPIAFIHSDHNVRDTQGFAHSFDTAARISRERGCITLIGIEPTFPSTGFGYIQRDGVIDAQAGVYNVESFKEKPDYETAKQYVESGNYLWNCGYFVGSVEVFMNEMQRSAPDLWSNYQTLASIADFGSEAYNHAYLALDNQVIDIALIEKAHQLAMVSASFDWMDIGNFKDLHDAVTKDEAGNYAYGDNIHTIDVANTYIRNEQPDKPVAVIGLDNVVVVNTPDGVLVARRDVAAKCGDIAKQLQK from the coding sequence ATGATAGCTGTAATTATTGCCGGTGGTTCAGGCACGCGTCTCTGGCCACTCTCAACCTCTACTCAACCAAAACAACTTTTGGCGTTAACTAGTGAGCGCACCATGGTCCAACAAGCCTATGACCGGGCGAGAAAGCTCGGTGATACTATCTACGTGGTGACCGAGGCCAGCCACGCCGGGGCGCTGCGGGCACAGCTACCGGAATTGCCGGACGAGGCCTTTCTGATCGAGCCGGGACGGCGGGGGACAGCGCACTGTATCGTGTTTGCGCTGGATTATATCAATCGTCATCATGACCAGACTGAGCCGATTGCCTTTATTCATTCTGATCATAATGTGCGTGACACCCAGGGGTTTGCCCACTCGTTTGATACAGCAGCGCGCATTTCTCGTGAGCGTGGTTGTATTACGCTTATCGGCATTGAGCCGACCTTCCCGTCGACTGGCTTTGGTTATATTCAGCGCGATGGGGTGATTGATGCTCAAGCGGGCGTCTATAATGTCGAGTCGTTCAAGGAAAAACCTGATTACGAGACGGCGAAGCAGTATGTCGAGTCGGGAAATTATTTGTGGAATTGTGGCTACTTTGTTGGCTCGGTTGAGGTGTTTATGAATGAAATGCAGCGGAGTGCCCCAGATCTGTGGTCAAATTACCAGACGTTAGCGTCAATTGCTGACTTCGGTAGCGAGGCCTACAATCACGCGTACCTGGCGCTAGATAATCAAGTCATCGACATCGCCCTGATCGAAAAAGCTCATCAGCTGGCTATGGTATCGGCCAGCTTTGACTGGATGGATATCGGTAATTTCAAGGATCTACACGACGCGGTTACCAAGGATGAGGCGGGTAATTACGCATATGGTGACAACATTCATACCATCGACGTCGCCAATACCTATATTCGTAATGAGCAGCCAGACAAGCCGGTGGCGGTGATCGGCCTTGATAATGTAGTGGTGGTCAACACGCCAGACGGTGTGTTGGTGGCGCGGCGGGATGTGGCCGCCAAGTGTGGTGACATCGCAAAGCAGTTGCAAAAATAA
- a CDS encoding sugar transferase produces the protein MKKNSDFYFKLVLIGLDVLALVGAFTAAYIMRVSLDTRPFHVQIGALEFITSIVLMLPLWVVLFSFFGLYDREHYIHPLREFWRLGMAAVCGIMMMISFSFFSNTPLFPAKMVVIYALIISFVILLILRSAANIVRLHLLRKNIGIKRVALVGNAESTRTLAEFISAHPSTGFHLSAIISKDGLIPPRLKGLRRSTLASALTRDKIDAIIQTDTARSEAHYNLAEQHYLDFYQAPALDGLMTARHTVEIINSVPLAYIHPTPLATGYGRVVKRLMDLIGATIGIIITSPIMLLVAIAVKLGDPRGPVLMHGQQRRRLTQFNRPFKVYKFRSHYAKFDGKTDEEVFAMIGKPELIDEYRQNGDRLNHDFRVTPVGRFIRRFSLDELPQLFNVIKGDISLVGPRALVPHELSNYEKKHTLLTVKSGLTGLAVVSGRRSIGFEERRRLDLYYVQNWSLWLDITILLKTCLVIFKKEP, from the coding sequence ATGAAGAAGAACTCTGATTTTTACTTCAAATTGGTGTTGATCGGGCTGGACGTACTGGCGCTAGTTGGTGCGTTCACGGCGGCATACATCATGCGCGTATCACTCGACACGCGACCCTTCCATGTGCAAATTGGAGCGCTGGAGTTTATCACGTCGATTGTGCTGATGCTGCCGCTGTGGGTTGTCTTGTTCTCGTTTTTTGGGCTATACGACCGTGAGCACTATATTCATCCGCTGCGTGAATTTTGGCGACTGGGTATGGCGGCGGTTTGCGGCATCATGATGATGATTTCCTTTAGCTTCTTTAGTAACACACCGCTCTTTCCGGCCAAGATGGTGGTGATTTATGCGCTGATCATCAGCTTTGTCATCTTGCTCATCCTGCGTAGCGCTGCCAATATCGTCAGGCTACATCTGCTGCGCAAAAATATCGGCATCAAGCGCGTGGCGCTGGTCGGCAACGCCGAATCGACGCGGACGCTGGCCGAGTTTATTAGCGCCCATCCGTCAACCGGCTTTCACCTCAGTGCTATTATTTCTAAAGACGGACTAATCCCGCCACGGCTCAAGGGTTTGCGGCGTTCGACATTGGCATCGGCCTTGACTCGCGATAAAATTGACGCCATTATCCAGACCGACACCGCTCGCAGCGAAGCGCACTATAACTTGGCCGAGCAGCACTATCTCGATTTTTATCAAGCGCCAGCCCTCGATGGCCTGATGACCGCACGGCATACGGTCGAGATTATCAATTCCGTGCCGCTAGCGTACATTCACCCAACGCCGCTGGCCACCGGCTACGGACGCGTGGTCAAACGGTTGATGGATCTCATCGGTGCGACCATCGGCATTATCATTACCTCGCCGATTATGCTACTGGTGGCAATCGCCGTTAAGCTCGGCGACCCGCGCGGCCCCGTACTGATGCATGGACAGCAGCGGCGACGCTTAACCCAGTTTAATCGCCCGTTCAAGGTATATAAATTTCGCTCGCACTACGCCAAGTTTGACGGCAAAACTGACGAGGAGGTGTTCGCGATGATTGGCAAACCGGAGCTGATCGATGAATATCGGCAAAATGGTGATAGGCTCAACCACGACTTTCGCGTCACACCAGTCGGTCGTTTCATTCGCCGGTTTAGCCTCGACGAACTGCCGCAGTTATTTAACGTTATCAAGGGCGATATTAGCCTCGTTGGGCCGCGGGCGCTGGTGCCGCACGAGCTGAGCAATTACGAGAAAAAGCACACGCTACTGACGGTCAAGTCTGGCCTGACTGGCCTAGCGGTTGTGTCGGGGCGGCGCAGTATCGGTTTTGAAGAGCGGCGGCGGCTGGATCTCTATTATGTACAAAACTGGAGTTTGTGGCTGGATATCACCATTCTTCTCAAGACCTGCCTGGTCATCTTTAAGAAGGAGCCGTGA
- a CDS encoding glycosyltransferase family 4 protein: MRIAIDARTLRTSTGRYVERLIHYLQKIDNRNDYIILLKPKDMDSWQADNPRFQKVACPFAEFSFAEQRSFKKQLEELRPDLVHFAMVQQPVWYRASPVVTTMQDLTTVRFSNPDKNPVVFWVKQQIYKWVNKKVARKSAHIITISEFVKRDLVDFTGVSPDKITVTLESADELPKGNDPVKELVGKKFIMYVGRPTPHKNLRRLIDAFVLLQQKHPELILALAGKKDGNYARHEAYVTERGITNVVFTGFVSDEQLRWMYEHTAVYCFPSLSEGFGLPGLEAMLHGAPVASSTATCLPETHGEAAHYFDPYSVEDIARAIDELLTDEKRRRDLIKKGKQYVKTFSWQRMAEQTLAVYKQYGRKDTNS; this comes from the coding sequence ATGCGCATCGCCATTGATGCTCGTACATTGCGGACGAGCACCGGCCGTTACGTCGAACGGCTGATTCACTACCTACAAAAAATCGACAACCGAAATGACTACATCATTTTGCTCAAGCCAAAAGATATGGACAGCTGGCAGGCTGATAACCCACGCTTTCAGAAAGTCGCCTGTCCATTTGCTGAATTTTCATTTGCCGAGCAACGTAGCTTTAAGAAACAGCTGGAGGAGCTGCGCCCAGATCTCGTGCATTTTGCGATGGTTCAGCAGCCCGTGTGGTACCGGGCCAGCCCAGTCGTCACCACCATGCAAGACCTGACCACCGTTCGGTTCAGCAACCCCGACAAGAACCCGGTAGTCTTTTGGGTGAAGCAGCAAATTTATAAATGGGTCAACAAAAAAGTTGCCCGAAAGTCAGCTCATATCATCACCATCTCTGAATTCGTCAAGCGTGACTTGGTGGATTTTACCGGGGTCAGTCCGGACAAGATTACCGTGACACTTGAATCCGCTGACGAGCTACCAAAGGGCAATGATCCGGTCAAAGAGCTGGTTGGCAAAAAGTTCATCATGTATGTTGGCCGGCCGACGCCGCATAAAAATTTGCGGCGGCTGATCGATGCATTTGTGCTACTACAGCAGAAGCATCCTGAGTTGATACTGGCATTAGCGGGTAAAAAGGACGGCAATTATGCTCGCCATGAGGCGTATGTTACTGAACGTGGTATTACAAATGTCGTCTTCACCGGTTTTGTGTCGGACGAGCAACTGCGCTGGATGTACGAGCATACAGCTGTGTATTGCTTCCCGTCACTAAGCGAGGGCTTTGGTCTACCAGGCCTCGAAGCCATGCTACACGGCGCACCGGTTGCCTCGAGCACTGCTACTTGCCTGCCAGAAACACATGGTGAGGCGGCTCACTACTTTGATCCGTATAGCGTTGAGGACATAGCGCGGGCAATTGACGAACTTCTGACTGACGAGAAGCGACGTCGTGACCTCATCAAGAAGGGTAAACAGTACGTCAAAACTTTCTCGTGGCAGCGAATGGCCGAGCAGACGCTGGCGGTGTATAAACAGTATGGCCGTAAAGACACCAACTCATAG
- a CDS encoding glycosyltransferase family 4 protein: MRTQPTIAIVHDWLYGGGAEQVVLALHRLYPDAPIYTSYCSRTWRKKLDNKVVTGYLQHWPFAQLRRLLPVLRQRWFARLDLGQFDIIISSSGNGEAKFIRTTRPDQRHICYCHTPTHFYWRHYQEYLRRPSFRPRWLARLGLRLLVRPLRRRDYQAAQRVDVFLANSTAIQADIKQFYGRDSIVVFPPVQTTSFMALAKTRPRSVTLPARPRCVVWGRLVPMKRLDLVIQACQQLGWPLDIMGNGPDRERLEKLAGDSTRFLGYVSDEARAAAIQQADLFLFTAHEDFGVAPVEALAAGLPVVAYQAGGALDYINPGKNGWFFAEQTVESLVATLQTLPDQRVSPRAIATSAKPFAEHAFTTAIKKIVTNERRGAHAHRH; the protein is encoded by the coding sequence ATGCGCACCCAGCCGACCATCGCGATCGTTCATGACTGGCTGTATGGTGGCGGTGCCGAGCAGGTTGTCCTGGCGCTACACCGGCTCTATCCTGACGCCCCAATTTATACCTCGTATTGCTCGAGAACGTGGCGAAAAAAACTTGATAACAAGGTAGTGACTGGTTATTTACAGCATTGGCCATTTGCTCAGCTCAGGCGACTACTGCCGGTGCTCAGGCAGCGATGGTTTGCGCGGCTGGATCTCGGGCAATTTGATATTATCATCTCCAGTTCTGGTAACGGTGAGGCCAAGTTTATCCGAACCACCCGCCCCGATCAACGACATATCTGTTATTGTCATACGCCGACGCATTTTTATTGGCGGCACTATCAGGAATACCTGCGTCGACCGAGCTTTCGACCACGGTGGCTGGCGCGACTGGGCTTGCGGCTGCTGGTCCGACCCCTCCGGCGGCGTGATTATCAGGCGGCGCAGAGGGTTGATGTCTTTTTGGCCAATTCCACCGCCATTCAGGCTGATATCAAGCAATTTTATGGCCGGGACAGCATCGTCGTCTTTCCGCCGGTGCAAACAACCAGCTTTATGGCACTCGCAAAAACCCGACCGCGCTCCGTGACGCTACCTGCCCGACCACGCTGCGTAGTGTGGGGACGCCTGGTGCCGATGAAGCGGCTGGACTTGGTAATTCAGGCCTGTCAGCAGCTCGGTTGGCCGCTCGACATCATGGGTAATGGGCCTGACCGTGAGCGGCTGGAGAAGCTGGCGGGTGACTCGACGCGCTTTCTTGGCTACGTCAGTGACGAGGCCCGGGCTGCCGCCATTCAACAAGCTGACCTATTCCTATTTACCGCCCACGAAGATTTTGGTGTAGCACCAGTTGAAGCCTTGGCCGCTGGACTGCCAGTGGTAGCATATCAAGCTGGTGGCGCACTGGACTATATCAACCCTGGTAAGAACGGCTGGTTTTTCGCCGAACAAACCGTTGAGAGCTTGGTGGCAACGCTCCAAACACTGCCCGACCAGCGAGTCTCGCCGCGAGCCATCGCCACCTCCGCTAAACCATTTGCCGAACATGCCTTTACGACTGCCATAAAGAAAATTGTAACCAACGAAAGGAGGGGCGCTCATGCGCATCGCCATTGA